Proteins encoded in a region of the Planococcus citri chromosome 1, ihPlaCitr1.1, whole genome shotgun sequence genome:
- the LOC135843004 gene encoding uncharacterized protein LOC135843004 has product MLTNNAFSFLFSVITFYCFITSSKATEVFTWEDYQLMKGEEFCKTRKDDGFFFENMCHQIADENGFRDYDHKFMGAFCDQKSIISLFYVELYNFKKVKEALLVCRYYRIEGDTTTPFAVRAVGRGKEKNDAIEYTNYNNGIAIPRNHQPLPSILNQIPVMILEQYNQLLTGDDFCSTKDNTDFLKYLCLKIAGKNNLEDHAVTKMKKSCDKTEISMYSRDQREDVLIEGKLLLCHYGNDIDSEPLVSRALGRGKEKFDVMEYSFDDDLAVPRVNRPNLLNEIHVLTLEQYESLGGEDFCTTMKLQSNGFLNICMSTAYANGISNYKKELLNMTCSKTSISIFSVKENKFVEIEDNLLHCDYKRFNTEGGIDWFASKVLGRGRRENDVMEYDYSYLEAKPMATPFTNRPGSV; this is encoded by the exons ATGTTAACCAACAacgcattttcatttttattctcagTAATAACGTTTTACTGCTTTATAACATCGAGTAAAGCAACGGAGGTATTCACATGGGAAGATTATCAACTAATGAAGGG cgaGGAATTTTGCAAGACGAGAAAAGACGacggattttttttcgaaaacatgtGCCACCAAATAGCGGACGAAAATGGTTTCAGAGATTACGACCATAAGTTTATGGGAGCGTTCTGTGATCAGAAATCCATAATTTCACTATTTTACgtcgaattgtacaattttaaaaaggtaAAGGAAGCTTTACTCGTATGTCGATATTACCGCATCGAGGGAGACACCACCACACCATTTGCAGTCAGGGCTGTAGgtagaggaaaagaaaaaaacgacgCGATAGAATATACTAATTACAACAACGGTATTGCTATACCTCGTAACCATCAACCGCTACCTTCGATTTTGAACCAGATACCCGTTATGATATTAGAACAATATAATCAACTACTCACAGG AGACGATTTCTGCAGCACAAAAGACAAcaccgattttttgaaatacctgtGCCTAAAAATAGCGGGAAAAAATAACTTAGAAGACCACGCCgtaaccaaaatgaaaaaatcctgcGATAAAACCGAGATATCTATGTATTCGAGAGATCAACGCGAAGACGTGCTTATTGAAGGGAAGCTACTGCTATGCCATTATGGCAACGACATAGACAGCGAACCACTTGTATCCAGAGCTCTGGGCAGAGGAAAGGAGAAATTCGACGTGATGGAATATTCATTTGACGATGACCTCGCAGTACCTCGCGTTAATCGACCTAATTTATTGAATGAAATTCACGTTTTGACCTTAGAACAATATGAATCACTCGGagg agaAGATTTCTGCACCACCATGAAACTTCAAAGTAACGGTTTCCTAAATATATGTATGAGTACCGCTTATGCGAATGGTATTTCAAACTACAAGAAAGAATTGTTGAATATGACGTGTTCAAAAACAAGTATAAGCATATTCTCCgtgaaagaaaacaaatttgtgGAAATTGAAGATAACTTACTCCATTGTGACTATAAAAGGTTCAACACTGAAGGCGGCATAGACTGGTTCGCATCAAAAGTTTTAGGAAGAGGAAGGAGGGAAAATGATGTAATGGAGTATGATTACTCTTACTTGGAAGCTAAACCCATGGCTACACCTTTTACTAATCGACCAGGTTCTGTTTAA